The Rhodohalobacter sp. SW132 genomic sequence CAACCAAAACCTGAGAGGTATTCAGTCTCACCCCGATTACGTGATTGTTACTTCCGAATTCTTTCTCGATCTCGCCAATGAATGGGCCGACTATCGGCGCGACCGCGATAATTTTGAAACCGTGGTCGTCACACAAAATCAGATTTTTAACGAATTCTCGGGCGGAACACCTGATGTAACCGCAATTCGCGACTATATAAAATTTCTGTACGACCGTGCTTTAAACGCCGGTACAGAGCCGCTGCAACATCTTCTTTTGTTCGGAGATGCCACTTACGATTTTCGAAATATTGTGGAAGGTCCCATCACAAACCATGTGTTCACCTTCCAGAGCGAGGAGTCACTGAACCGAATTAACAGCTACGGGAGTGATGACTATTTTGGACTGATGGGAGACAATGAAGGTGAATGGCTGCCATCAAATACCTCCGAGCGGATTGACATTGGGATTGGTCGTTTTCCGGTCAATACCATCGGGGAAGCACGTGTTGTGATGGATAAAACGCGTGAATATGAAAGCGGAGAAACATCCGGCGACTGGCGTACAAATTTTACCTTTGTATCTGATGACGACTTCCCTGAAGTAGAAACAAATCGCGATATGCACTTGCTGAATGCTGACGGAACGGCACGCGAAATCGATAAAACATCAACGGCAACACGGGTGAACAAAATTCACATGCTTTCCTACCCTGTTGAAACATCCGCTGCCGGGCGCCGGGTGCCCGGAGCAACCCAGGATTTTATCAGCGCTTTTAACGAGGGATCACTGGTCATCAATTACTCAGGTCATGGAAACCAGTTCGTGCTTGCCGACGAGCGGTTATTTACCGAGGAGATGATCCCCAGGCTAAACAACAGAGACCGTCTCTCCATATTTGTTACCGCCACCTGTCAGTACGGCCGCTATGATGATACCGATTCAAATTCGGGTGCAGAACAGACGATGCTTTGGAGCCAGGGCGGAACAGTAGCGTCATTTACTACCACACGGGTTGTATTTACCAGCCCGACCCCCGGCAGCAATAATTACGGGCTGAATATTCAGCTTACCCGGCAGATGCTTGAAAGAGATCAGGATGGCAGGCCGCAGCGGCTTGGAGATATCTACCGGAGAACAAAAAACACGAACCAGGCAAGCAGTTTAAACGGCAGAAAATTTATTCTGCTCGGTGATCCAGCGATGAGAATCGGCCTGCCGGAAGCGAAAACACAAATTACCTCAATCAACGGAACAAACCTTCAGGCATCACCGGATTCAGTTTTACAGATCAGAGCTCTCGACAAAATGACCATCGAGGGAATGATGACGGACCGGCAGGGCAATCCGCTGCCTGATTTTAATGGAGAAACCACAATTACGGTTTTCGACTCAGAAAGAGTTGTTAACCTGCCAGATAAATACTGGGTTCAGGAAGGGCGATGTTTTCAGCCCAATTGCCAATATACAGTAGAAAACGACATCCTGTTCAACGGCCGAGCATCTGTGCGCAACGGTACTTTTCAATCAGAATTTATTGTACCCCGCGATATCACATTTTCCGAGGATCGTGGCAGAATATTAGCCTACACTTCATCAAACGGTATGGATGGTGCCGGATCTGCCGATAATATCGTTTTCAACGGTGTGAATGAAGATGCAGAGGGGCAGGATACAGAGGGGCCGACGATTGACGTTTATCTGAACGACCCGAATTTTGTAAACGGTAATCTTGTGGGCAGTTCATCAATGCTCATTGTGGATCTTGAAGATGAATCTGGCATAAATACAACAGGAACAGGAGTTGGACATGAGATCATAGCTACAATCGATACAAACCCAAGAAAAACCATCGTGTTAAACGAATTCTACCAGAGTGATCTGGATGATTTTCGAAAAGGACGTATCGAGTATCCCCTCGATGAATTATCGGCGGGGAGTTACACGCTAAATGTACGGGCGTGGGATGTATATAATAATCCGGAAGAGGCCACTATCCATTTTGAGGTGGCCGACAGCGATCAGCTTGAAATCCGAAATGTGTATAACTATCCCAATCCAATGAGTCGGAACACGCGCTTCGTATTTGAACACAATCAACCCGGTAATCTGCTGGATATAGATATCCGAATCTATACACTCAGCGGACTCCCGGTTATGCACCTGCAAGAATCACAAATAACATCGAATTCATATGCTAACATTGAATGGAATGGTCTTGACCGCGATTATGATCGCCTGGCTAACGGTACTTATATTTATGTGCTTAGGGTTGGAGCAGATACCCCAGAAGGAAAGCAAACCGAGGAAAAAATCGAAAAACTTGTCATAATCAGATAACCATACATTAAAAAAGGTTTATTTGCGTTATATTTACCAAAATTAAACATCCTATTATATGAGAAAATTAGTTTTACCTTTCTTAGCCGTATTTCTACTCACCGGAGCATTTTCAGTGACCAACGCACAGGTTGGAATTACTGCTGTTCCCTTTCTGCAAATTGAGCCCGATTCCCGGGGTGCCGGAATGGGAAATACCGGAGTTGCCATAGCCGATAATGCATCTGCAATGTTCTGGAATCCAGCAGGTCTTGCTTTTCAGGACAAAAACCAAATCAGCATTACACATGCGAACTGGCTTCCTGCCTTCAATGCCGACCTTTTTTATGACTACCTCGTTGGCACCTACTATGTTGAAGGAATTGGCACGATTGGCGGGCATATTACCTTTCTGAATCTTGGACAGCAAATCCGGACCAGTGAAGACAATGTTGAACTTGGCCGATTTAACAGTTTTGAAATTGCCGGTGGTCTCTCTTACGGATTTGAACTTTCAAGAAATTTAGCTCTCGGTACCGGATTCCGCTTTATCTATAGTTCTCTTGCGGATGGAACCGTGGCCGGTCAAAAAGTAAATCCCGGTGCAAGTGTGGGAGTTGATCTCGCTGCACTCTACAAAACGGATCCTTTCTCCATCGGTTCAAGAAGTGCCAATGTAAACTTCGGCATGAACCTTTCTAATATCGGACCGAGTATCCAGTATACCGATAACGCCCAGAAAGATCCGCTTCCTACTGTATTAAGAGCCGGCTGGGCATTCACCACAGAACTGGACTCCCGCGGATATAACACCCTTACCATTGCCAATGATGTATCCAAGATTATGGCCCGCAACGAACGCATCAGCGGTGACGGTGAAGGCGGCGATACCTATGAAGCGATGGGCTCACTTGAAGCAATTTTCAATTCATGGGGTTCTTTTGATAGATTCAACGGAAGTGAAACCGTTACCCTCAGCCTGGTTGATCAACTTATGTTTGGAAGCGGATTTGAATACTGGTACAATAACCAGTTTGCGCTTCGGGGCGGATATTACCACGAACACGAAGAGAATGGAAACCGCCGTTTTATGACCTTCGGTGCCGGACTTCGATACAATATCGTTGGAGTTGACTTCAGCTACATTTACACTCTCGAAGAAGATCACCCGCTTGCAAATACAATCCGCTTAAGTTTACTGCTAACTTTCAACTAAGCTTCAACTCCCCCGGCGGCCATCTATGGTATTTATCAACTGGATGAACAGTACCAGAATATCCACGGTACTGTTCATTTTCTTTTTTTTTGCGGGTACAACAATCTATTCTCAAACGCTTGACCGATCGTATTCGATTCCGGCGCAGAATGCTGCACAAGCCTCCTCTGTGATCTCTGACGGAACACTGCACATTGTTGCCGTGATGACTGAATTCCAGCCCGACACAAACCGGTTCACATCCGGTGATGGAACTTTTGGTCCGAACAGCATCTCCTACCTGAATAGTGATGAAATTACCATCGACCCGCTTCCGCACAACAAGCCCTATTTTGAAGCACACCTGGAATTTGCCAAAAACTACTACTCTAAAATGTCTTCCGGTGCTCTTGAAATTGAGTACCATGTCCTCGACCAGGTTTTCAGGCTGCCGCATGAGATGAAAGAGTACTCTCCGATTGGTGTCGACCCATCATCCGAACCACTGGCAGAGCTTGCAAGAGATGTATGGACCGATGTTGAGAATCTGGGTTCTTTAGACCTGAACCTGAACAGCGGAGACCGTATAGCGTTTGTCGTTTTTCACGCCGGAGTTGGCCGTGATGTGGAACTGACAGGCACCATCCTTGAAAAAACTCCACAGGATATTCCATCCGTGTATATCAGCAAAAACGCCTTTCAGAGGCTGTTTGATGATCCATCCTTCAGCGGTTTCCCGATTGACAACGGAAATTTAATTGTAGATAACACACTGATTCTCCCACGAACACTTACAAGAGCCGGGGAGGATGTGACAGGATCTGAAGTAATTCTGCAGCTATCCATCAATGGTATGGTTACTGCACAGATTGGAAGCCACATCGGGTTGCCGGACCTGTTCAATACAGAAACCGGTGAATCGGGTATCGGCAGGTTTGGTCTGATGGATGGCGCTGGAATTTTTGCTTATAACGGACTTTTTCCGCCCGAACTCTCCGCCTGGGAAAAGGTCTATATGGGATGGGAAACTCCATTTGAGATTGATTATAATCACCCAGACCCCATTTCACTTGCGGCTGCATCATTACGCCAGCCAAACAGTATTGCCAAAGTCTCAATCTCGGCAAGCGAATATTTTCTTATCGAAAACCGGCACCGTGAAGCCGATCAAACCGGTACAACACTGACGATACAGAGGCCTGACGGCACGCGTGAATCACAAACCTTCACCAATGCTGACACCGCTTTTGTATTTCAACAGTCTGATTTTGTAGAACTCCTTGAGCCCGGAGTGGTTGTGGATGTCTCCAACTACGATTTTGCTCTTCCCGGAGGACCTGCTGAACTTTTAGATGAAACCGATGAAGACGACAGCCGGATGCTGAACGGTGGTATCTTAATCTGGCATATCGATGAGGGAATTATTGATCGCCAGTTATCCCTTCGCAGAGGAATCAATGACGATCCAACCCGGCGAGGTGTACATCTCGTTGAAGCAGACGGCGCACAGGATATCGGACGCCCCACTGCAATCGGGTTTTTCCAGAATGAGGTAAACGGGTCGGCATTCGATTTCTGGTGGAGCGGAAATGATGCGTCGGTCATTAC encodes the following:
- the porU gene encoding type IX secretion system sortase PorU, with amino-acid sequence MPNFFINTVAGILFFFCAINVQGQTLKVVAETDQFIEYHFLNDSLEVVHSYDFLVEHSSSTVYTVTQQQTVTHTLQRDASSVIEAYALSDSNTPLFNIVNPGISRGIEVANLIFHPVRFSASNPRELVVVKEARFRVYKSDRGRQFSTQAARAVQSESSPLADGEWYKIPIHNGGIHRIDYEYLVELGINPSQLNPGQLQIWGVPGGELPRLNSAERPQLQQVPIIVEADGNSFSQGNELLFYADSPHIVSRNSNSNTYSHQLHRYSEQHHVYLHVSNNETSLRLTEETPAGTGTTITEFRDFKWFEEDLVKSEPRIRSGLNWYGITLANSSGQQQRTIFDETIPGLIPGRDMSVEIQFVGRSTQSMSLGFFYNGSSIGTSSNVPRISNYQSEEGQSGYLRSFNTTTTTQGSENVELVAQINASAQNSQGFIDWIRLTYDRELRADDDILEIFSPAAVSNQAGTYQMQGFTGTPVVMEISDPVNPRLLRVTGSGSQYSFSYQHQDQNRFIAQNRFHTPEPGTRIINQNLRGIQSHPDYVIVTSEFFLDLANEWADYRRDRDNFETVVVTQNQIFNEFSGGTPDVTAIRDYIKFLYDRALNAGTEPLQHLLLFGDATYDFRNIVEGPITNHVFTFQSEESLNRINSYGSDDYFGLMGDNEGEWLPSNTSERIDIGIGRFPVNTIGEARVVMDKTREYESGETSGDWRTNFTFVSDDDFPEVETNRDMHLLNADGTAREIDKTSTATRVNKIHMLSYPVETSAAGRRVPGATQDFISAFNEGSLVINYSGHGNQFVLADERLFTEEMIPRLNNRDRLSIFVTATCQYGRYDDTDSNSGAEQTMLWSQGGTVASFTTTRVVFTSPTPGSNNYGLNIQLTRQMLERDQDGRPQRLGDIYRRTKNTNQASSLNGRKFILLGDPAMRIGLPEAKTQITSINGTNLQASPDSVLQIRALDKMTIEGMMTDRQGNPLPDFNGETTITVFDSERVVNLPDKYWVQEGRCFQPNCQYTVENDILFNGRASVRNGTFQSEFIVPRDITFSEDRGRILAYTSSNGMDGAGSADNIVFNGVNEDAEGQDTEGPTIDVYLNDPNFVNGNLVGSSSMLIVDLEDESGINTTGTGVGHEIIATIDTNPRKTIVLNEFYQSDLDDFRKGRIEYPLDELSAGSYTLNVRAWDVYNNPEEATIHFEVADSDQLEIRNVYNYPNPMSRNTRFVFEHNQPGNLLDIDIRIYTLSGLPVMHLQESQITSNSYANIEWNGLDRDYDRLANGTYIYVLRVGADTPEGKQTEEKIEKLVIIR
- the porV gene encoding type IX secretion system outer membrane channel protein PorV, with translation MRKLVLPFLAVFLLTGAFSVTNAQVGITAVPFLQIEPDSRGAGMGNTGVAIADNASAMFWNPAGLAFQDKNQISITHANWLPAFNADLFYDYLVGTYYVEGIGTIGGHITFLNLGQQIRTSEDNVELGRFNSFEIAGGLSYGFELSRNLALGTGFRFIYSSLADGTVAGQKVNPGASVGVDLAALYKTDPFSIGSRSANVNFGMNLSNIGPSIQYTDNAQKDPLPTVLRAGWAFTTELDSRGYNTLTIANDVSKIMARNERISGDGEGGDTYEAMGSLEAIFNSWGSFDRFNGSETVTLSLVDQLMFGSGFEYWYNNQFALRGGYYHEHEENGNRRFMTFGAGLRYNIVGVDFSYIYTLEEDHPLANTIRLSLLLTFN